One segment of Onychomys torridus chromosome 3, mOncTor1.1, whole genome shotgun sequence DNA contains the following:
- the LOC118580494 gene encoding immunoglobulin-binding protein 1b-like, with translation MATSEEELQQQRLPDLLETSRQLLEEVEASTQPTGSKLIQDKVTRALKLLETASDMLLQLDLFSRNEDWEEIASADLKYLMLPALKGALTLKLVGTSHRLSRLREARDHFMNFLTQSHSYHVADFQLPWARSSSPPEGSPATSAILEPNLVAMASQRQAKIQRYKQNKAVEQRVSALKSAVESGQADDECVREYYLLQLRRWINISLDEIESIDQEIEILRERDFSGEPSASPLPPQERPPMKPFVLTRSVAQAQVFGAGYPSLATMTVNDWYEQHQKCEGLPSGQEVEKQAPPPESHGASQQEEELELEQKQEEEDEDALHRMQQWDEWKDTHPRGYGNRQNMG, from the coding sequence ATGGCGACGTCTGAGGAGGAGCTGCAGCAGCAGAGGCTCCCGGACCTGCTGGAAACCAGCAGACAACTTCTGGAGGAGGTGGAAGCCTCAACCCAACCCACGGGCTCCAAGCTAATCCAGGATAAGGTGACTAGGGCCTTGAAACTCCTGGAGACGGCCTCAGACATGTTGTTACAGCTCGATCTGTTCAGCCGGAACGAAGATTGGGAGGAGATTGCTTCCGCTGATCTCAAGTACCTCATGCTCCCGGCCCTGAAGGGCGCGCTCACGCTGAAGCTGGTGGGCACCAGCCATCGCCTCAGCCGCCTGCGGGAGGCTCGAGACCACTTCATGAACTTCCTAACCCAGAGCCACAGCTACCATGTGGCCGATTTTCAGCTGCCCTGGGCCCGGAGCAGCTCACCACCGGAAGGCAGCCCCGCCACTTCAGCCATCCTGGAGCCTAACCTCGTTGCCATGGCATCCCAGAGGCAGGCTAAAATCCAGAGGTACAAGCAAAATAAGGCGGTGGAGCAGAGAGTGTCCGCTCTGAAATCAGCGGTGGAGAGCGGTCAGGCTGATGACGAGTGTGTGCGGGAGTATTACCTCCTTCAGCTTCGCAGGTGGATTAACATCAGCTTGGATGAGATCGAGAGTATCGACCAGGAGATAGAGATCCTGAGGGAAAGAGACTTTTCGGGCGAGCCATCAGCTTCTCCCTTGCCTCCTCAGGAGAGGCCTCCAATGAAGCCCTTCGTCCTCACCCGGAGCGTTGCCCAAGCACAAGTCTTTGGAGCTGGGTACCCAAGTCTGGCGACTATGACGGTGAACGACTGGTACGAACAGCACCAGAAATGTGAGGGTTTACCATCAGGTCAGGAAGTCGAAAAGCAAGCACCACCACCTGAGTCCCACGGAGCGTCTCAGCAGGAAgaagagctggagctggagcaaaagcaagaagaggaagatgaggatgcCCTTCACAGGATGCAGCAGTGGGATGAATGGAAGGACACCCATCCTAGGGGCTATGGCAACCGACAGAACATGGGCTAA